In Pempheris klunzingeri isolate RE-2024b chromosome 5, fPemKlu1.hap1, whole genome shotgun sequence, the DNA window actgTTGTCTGGGATCCAAAAAGGGCTTTTCAGGATTTCTGCCCAACATGAACAGTCAGGAACAGTGACTTAATGATGCTAAAACGAGGGATGTTATCGTGGCTCCTCAAAGTGCGCTATTAAGGAAACGTAAAAGGTCCCTCAGCACTCCCTGTTGATGCTGAATGACTCCAAGCTGCTGAAACTCAACAACTGGGGACTACCTGACGGTGAAGTGTGATAtgtgggaaaaataaaaacatgcaaaacctgTCGGTGTCCGAAACCTTGTCCAGGAGAAGCTTAGGGCTTGTTTATTCAGAGAGTCTGATGGTAAACAAAGGTTTTTGAGAAGAAACTCATCGCGGTCACATGTGACCAGTTCACTGTTTTGGTCCAAAACATTTTCTCCCAGTGCTGGTCCCACATTTAGGGAACCTCTGGACTGCTGATGATGATCTGCAATGACTTATTACCATCTCATCAATGTAGATGTTGCTGCTCGATGAATACAgcatttgttaacattttgccTGTGTAAACGCCAGTGTTGTTCACCTTAATCAAACTGAGAGCAAAGAAGGAggaagggaaaataaaaaaattcaaaaaattactttttgccAATAGCAGCTAGTTTGACGATCAATctttaagaaaaacaatattacaAACAAGCTTTCCATGTCCTccaggcaggaaaaaaaaaggtcaaataaattagatttctgttgaCACGTATACGTCTATTCTTGCAAGTGTGTGcgtatatactgtgtgtgtctgctgactCTCATTGCTGCGTCACTTCTTCATCCCAGCAGCAGCCCAGACAGAGCGTTCAGGTCTCTCATGTACGGATTGTCGCTGAGGATGCGGTCGATCCGCTGCTTCTGGTCGGGGAAGATGTCGTACAGCTTTCTCTTCAGCTCTGACGTCTCCCCCGGCGACCgctggggagggggggagggcgAGGGCGAAGGGGAACGTCGGGGCGGGTGCCATTCGGGGGGACCGGAGTGGGGCCAGTGCGCCGTGGGGTGGGgcatgagggagggagggggccgGGGCGTGGAGGCGGGGGTCCGAGGAGCAGAGTGGAGGGCCTGGACGTAaaccggctgctgctgctgttgggagGGTAGCCGGAACTCCGGGGGTGTCAGGGGGGGAGGAGTGACTGGAGCCCTCCTGacaggaagaaggagagagagtgtcAGAGGATGTGATGGACGCTTCCTCTGGCGCCTAATCTTAATCACacctgcaggaaaaacacaccTGTTGTCTTTACGCAGGAAGACGTCTAGATGAGGCCCGTCTTTCCCCAGGGGGTCATCAGGGATCATGAAGTGGTCCTCCACAAAAGTAAACTGAAGCAACCTATagtgaagcaggaggaggagaaagactTTCTCATTAGGTGAAAGTGAACAGTGCATGCTAATTTTTGGCTTTAGGGGGTGACCGTTTAGTCTATAAAGAGGTTAGTGCAAACTCAGAGCAGCCTCTTACTGTGGAAATGTACGTTATAGTGATATTATGTGGGATGAGACTTGAAATCTTTGGTAGTTGACTGCAagattgttgtttttgattacattttaaaatccagAGGGCTTTGAAGGACAGCAGTACAAACCTTCTTCATAATTATTAATCGAGAGCGAGATGTTAAATGAGAATACCTGGTGACTGTCAAactaattcattaattaaagtAAAGGCATGCATTGGTCACTGTGTTACAATGTTGCTGTGAttgtctaaaaataaaaatcaaaaaatcaaaACGAACCTGAAAAGtattactgtatttattattttacttgctaataatatttaaaaatgtgagaTGTTATTTATTTGTATCCGTTAGTTAACAACACTTAgattctcattttattttaaatcaaaatcaaaatcaaacttATCATTAACAATAGGTGCACACAATTCAAGTCAAACAATACCTCTGACTCTGACAGGTTCCTTTTGCTCCTCGTCAGCGCAACGAGATTATCGGTCAACATAAATCCACtgacagtaaataaaaactACATCCTTAACATGCGTCAGCTGAAACGCCCTGGTGGACTTTCCTGTGTCATGTTGGGTAATGGAACCGTTCAGTGAATGACTGAGCTCACTGAGCTGTGTGTACATAACACACAATCACCTCTCGTGAATGATCCTGCGCCAGGTGTCCGACGTGTCCACAAAGTCCCTCAGGTTGTCGTTGGTTACGATGATCCCGTCTGTTTTTTCTGCTAGGTGGagcaggaacctgagagatggagagaagaagtgGATTAGACACTCAGGACTTTCCCTGGGTTCAAAGGTCAGAGGGTAGTTCCCAGCTCACAGAGGGGGAATCCACCGGTATAGGTGCTGAGTCAGGATGAGTTTATAAGCTAGTTCAATATTACAAGCCccaaacacaaaatgatcatATAAATATGTGCCATAGGTACTAAGAGATCTGGCTTTAAATACTTGTAATCCCATAATCACACAAAAGAACATAAttgcatcattttaaaacatgataCACTACTTTTTACCAGATATTTGTTGGACCTTGTTACTGAGATTACTGAGCTCTATGGTGAAAATACAGTCTGACTGTAGTTGGTGATGGGTGGGGTGAGACTGAGGGAAGTAGTGTTAATATTGGTATAGGCGGAGGTAAGTTTGTAATGGAACCAAAATGCCCAGAGAAAACCTGAGTGGCTCTGTTCCCCGCTCTGAAGAAGCTCTGGGCCTCACTGGGAGAACAGTGATTTCCTAAAGTTccaaaacatttgtttggtgatggttaaggtttgggtcATGAATAGGTTAGTTttctttagttacagtatacattgtGTCAGTGGAAAGTCCTCAGttacactgtgagtgtgtgtgtgtgtgtgtgtgtgtgtacctgtcgtCATGTGAGGATATCCTCTTGCCACAGACCTCTCtggagggagtgaaggagagCAGTCTCAGGTCTTCTAGCTGGTTTagaaaatgttgctctgtaataAAATAAGTTATGTTTATATAGATATTTATACATAATGACACAAATTCATCGGCCACTTCATTAGGTACACCCGTTCAACTGCTCGTTCATGTAAATATctgatcagccaatcacatgccAGCAACTTAATGCATTTCGGCCTGTAGAAATGATCAAGGCAATGGAGAAGAAAAGTGATTTAAGTGACTCTGAACATGGCAACGTTGTTTATGCCAGACGGGCTAGTTTGAATATTTCAGAAACTCCTGACCTACTGAGATTTTCACTCTCAATCATCTCTAGGGTTTACAGAGAATGTCCCAAAAAGAGAAAGTATTTATGATATATATTTACCCATTTATATAACATGATAATAACAtggaaacaacaaacaatttCCCACGGTTGTGGTGACTTCAAAAGTTTtgaaaaacctgttttattGACTGGTTTATACCGTCACTGACCGCTGACACCTGCATGTGTTTACCTGTTGTGAGTCGGTCTCTCTTCTGGCGCCACTGAGGGACAAATACTGTGATTTCTCTGTGGCCCCGCCTCCAAAATGTCTCCACAGCCAGCGCTATCCCTCGACAGGAGAAGAACCGATGAAGGCCGTGCCTGGAGAGATGGGGATGAAAAGAAGAGGAGCGCAGTGAGGAGGAGGTACATGATAAAACAGCAATAAGAGTCCCTCTGCAGTTTGTACTGTCCAAACCACTGAGCTCAAGGATGGATACAAaatggtatatatatatatatatatatatatatgtggttTTAGGTATTGCACACAGGGTTTCCAGGGAGATGCCTTCACACAGAAATAGGAACACAGCAATGTGTGGCCTCACAGTGGCCTCCATAATGTTGGGACAGATACACAAGGTGTTATGTTAAtagatttgaaataaaataattactaTGTGCTGTCAGTTGAGACTTTTGAGCTTTAATTCAATCATATCTAAATGATACATTACTCAAATATTGACAGCAGTATTGACTGAACTGTGCAGGAATATTAAACATTTCAGGGTACCAAATGTGATTAGACAAATTCACTTAATATCAAATAAAGCAGTACTATTTAATACTTGTTTGCAAATGATTTGCAGTCAATGACAGCCTGACGTGAAGAACCCATAGCCATCCCCAGGCACTACGTTTCTTCCCTAGCGATGGCCTGCCAGGCCTCCACTACAGTGCTCATCAGTTTCCTGCTTGTTTCAGGGGGCTTTTTGCCTCCAATTTTGTCCAAAGAATGCTCTTCCAGAAACAGTCTGTCTTTTTTAGTCTGATAGTCATGGCAGGCTTGGTTAATCATATGCCTGCCTCCTGGAGACTATTCTTCACTTGGCTGGATGTGGTGAAGGGGCTTTTCTTTACCACTGAAAGGACCCTGAGATAATCCaccactgctgttttctgtaaacGTCCAGGCCATTTTGTGTTGCTGAGCTCAgcagtgagttttttttcctcgGAAAGGACCAAACTGTTGTTTTGGCAACTCCTAATGTTGCCGCTTTCTTTCTGATGGagttttttgtaattttttatttaatggatGGCTGGTTTCACTTGCACTGAGAGCTTCTTTGACAACATGTTGTGGGTTCACAGTAACAGGTCCAGACCTTTTTACCTTCTTAATtgataaagaaacaaaaagagggaAAGCTCACACCTGTCCATGAAAcaattgtccaattacttttggtcccttTGAAAAAGGTATCAATATTAGTATTGAATATGTTTTGGTAAAGAGCtaaatttgtgtttctgtcccaaAAATTATGAAGGACATTTTACATCCAATTTTTTCCAATGAGTTGTACAATGATTGAATCGAGGTGTCAGAATTGATATCAGGAAAGGAAAAGCAATGAAATCATCTTAGTGGTACTCAATACAAAGGagcaccaaaacaaaacacacacacatcacactgtCAGCGGTGGTGACGTGagtggtctgtgtgtgcacgtcaagacagctgtaaaataaaaataaacaacaacaaatgggTAGCTAGGacagaaaaccacaaaacaacacactaaCAGAGATGAAAATCTCCCTGAGAGCAGCCAGCCTCACTGAGCAGGaagctactgctgctgctacaggcCACAGACCCAAGAATACTAGCAACGTCCTCTGAAAGGAttcacttttaaatgtgttctttaaaaagatttattttttttgtgctttatttgaTGGTCTCAGGTGCGTGTGTTAAAGGAATCATTCCACTGCTGACCACCTCAGGATAAACAGAGCAGACATCTGGCTCTAAAACAGTGACAATCACTCAACATGCTCTATGTTGGAGGTATCCATTTGTGATTCTTTTCTGTGGAAATGTTTGATTCTGTGCCTCAAGTGTGACAGTTACAGTGTGTGAAGAACACTAATGTGAccatttagcagcagaaaaacatggcTGTCACAATACCCTGTTCGCACAACAGGAGTTTCACATTCTCCCTGTGATAGAGTACTACTGGTCTACTGGTGGGtaggatgaataaaaaaagacacaggCAAACTGACATTCTCAGTGAGAGAAACTGTTCTAAATGGTCAAGTTGTTAAACTTGTGAATGAGGCTTCTGTTCATcctgctttctttctcctcGTCATGTGAATTTCTGCCAGTTACGTCTCCAGTGATAACTTCCCTTTGCGCTTGTCACTTATCTCGATCAGTTGTTCGGCCTCACACGAGCTGCGGTAAAGCAGAGACGCACAGCAGGGAGTCTGGCTGTTTGTTGCACACAGTGGTGTGACACAAAATATTTAGCAGGTCCCCAGCAAGGTGACGTAGGTGCGgcaacacaaaaatgaaaaaaaaaaaaagatttacagGACCCCTGGTACAAATCGTGACGCAATAGGCTAAAGTTGGTCCTTTTCCATGATGACGTTTGGTACTGCTCAGGCGAGAATTTACCCATTTGATGGCGTTGCTGAAGTGTTTATACTgtgaaaaaacactgacagatttcCCACTCACTGTCCCAGTGCCTGTGCAGTACATGTGACTGATTACAAACTTGTTCTCAGTGACATGGCATCAATAGCACGGACATGCAAACACAAGATAGGgagcacacacaagcaaacagtcaaacacacacacaaaaccatttCTAGCTTGTGATCAGAGCCATAATGCAAACTCAAGGGGAGTTCCACCGACTGTTGAAAGAGAAAGTGATGAATGACACCATAGCAGGAAGAGATTATGCAACCAGCAAAATCACCGTGGAGACCTGCAAGTAACCTGGCGAGGGAAAACATCTCAGAGCTCATTAGAAGCCGTTTGCATATCCTAACAACACCTTCAGGATCACGACATGTCCCTATTGGATCATCACCTGTTTGAAGCAGTTTTTTTGTAGACTTTGGttttcaataaaaagaaaacaagacctACAAATAATTGGATTCAAAAGATCCATGGAAACATTCACAACATTTACTGGTCTTGTCTGTATTATTACAGAGCAGAAGAGGGTGAGTACTGTGGGTTTAACTGACTTATAACTGCGTGTCTTACTCTGTCCTGACAGATGTTGAGTTAGAGGTGACCCCTGCTTTTCTGTCTAGGCATACCTCTggtaaggagggagggatggcagagaagaagacggagagagagaacagaacgTGAAAGGAAGTGGTTGCAAATGTGAGAAGTCGGGACAAAGTCATATGGGATGAAAACtgtgacaacagcagcagagaatgaggatcaaataaaaaaaatatataaaaccaaACAGTCTTCCTTGTGTGAATCACACACACGATAATTAAGCAGCCGCAGTTTGTGGATAAAACAGAAAGTGCAAGAAGATTTTTCTTACAAAAGGCCTTTCTTCTCAAAAACACCCCCGTAGAACACCCCCACTCATCAATATCATGATGGCAAAACTGCTTTTTCACTCAGCCggccaaacacactcacacaaaggtGATGAGTAAGACCATTACATGAATGTGTGGGATAGGTTTTGGTGCACCTACACAATAAGGGTTGTAGCTGCAGCCTACGCAACAGAAGGTTTGTTTAGTTTGAGGggaaggctgtgtgtgtgtgtgtgtgtgtgtgtgtgtgtgtgtgtggggccaCTGATGGGAAGGGTGATTGCTAATAGCATGATGCATATAGTACAGGTGTGGAATGACGACTGTTATAACAACTCTCGGTCTTTATTCTCAAACCAGTGAGAAATGACGCCTAATAGTAATGTACTGTCACAGATGCACTTTTACCTTTTGCATGATAATTTGCCTTTATAGTGTAAAAAGAGGAACTGATGGGtgattcacatttaaaaaaaaaaaaaaaatgttgaatggTTCCAGTCACAGCCAGGCCACCCTTGTTAACAATATTTGTGAATGCTTGTTtccatttcactttttttttttttaaaaaatggtgtGTTTGCTTAAGGGAGTCGAAACCAGAAGTGACACCAGTATCGTCTGAGCTGAACTTTGGTTATGTGTACTGCAGCCAATTGGcaaaaatacacaagaaaatCCCCTGATCAAAACCCACAGTGCTGTCAGACTGACACCTGATCAAGAAGTGTGATAAGTACCCAAACTCACAGATAAGAGATTATTCAATAGTTCAAACTCCTGGATGACACTCTGAGGTGCTGAGTGCTTAGATCTTAATGAAGCTAAATCTTAAGTGCATCTGACGATTTTTTTGTTTGAGCCCTGATTTCTGTGAATTGGTATCAATGcgattcagattttttttttccctgccacAATTAAGTTTCCCATTGGTGTGCAACTTCTATGACACATCATTGAATAcatttcaatgtgtgtgtgtgtgtgtttgtgtgaataatTAGTGTGTATGCCAGTGCAGTGTTTAAGGGTGAAGACCCCAGTACAGCTCGTATCTGCTCATGTGTGATAAAGACTCACGCCATAGCCACATTGCTGCCATCTATGATGATGTGTCTGAGCTCTGGTTGTCCTGGGTCATTTGGCAGCTTTAGGGTGTAGGGAGTCCTCAGAGATTGGTGGAAACGAGCCAAGCCGGTCACTGGCGGAGCTGGGGGGTCGTTTGTGGGAGGAGTCCGGGCTCTGACCCCATGGAACCCCATGTGGCCGATGGTCTGAtagggagaggcagagggccGGGAGATGGGCTGAGCTGACTGAGGGCGGTAAAAAGATTATTTGTGAAACAGCAGAAGGACAAGGGATGAGATGAATCAGAGCCATCCAAGTGTCCGCCATGACATTTGGTACATTTAAGAGCAGAGCACATTCCCAGCTCTGCAATGTAAAAAACTAAGAACACAATACTTAATACTTAAAGCCTTTGGCACCATAAAATATACATGGCTACAAATGGATTTTAAGAACCCTACATGTGTGTACAGTTTATAAAACAAGGTCAGTCTTTGtcaaacaaatggaaaacatacagaataaaaatctgttttcatagAGAAAATCCTAGCTAAAAAGGCATTTTTGTGTTCAGCTCTTAATATAAGATGCAATTAAAGCTAATAAACAttgtctcattttgtttcattatcaAGCAGTTTCATGCAGAAGTAAACTGATTGTTTAAACATCCGGTTGACCACTAGAAATGATTCATCAGCAGGGATAGAAACTAAAAGTGACCAATTGTGAATTATATGATCACTTCTTTGTCGAATTCCCGACTTTGCCAGGTTATTCTGAAAAATTCTCCAATCCAGCAGGAGCCTGGAAAACTAACAACTAGCATCTAACCTATTAGAGATACCGTTCACACAAACTTTAAGACATATAAAAATAAGCTGCTTTGAATGATATTGTttgatataattttaaaaactaTATTTGCTCCtcaatcatttaaaaatcaaaaagccAGTATATATTAAAACAGAATAGCCATGACTAGATTCCAATTAGTTGTGATGTCACGAATCATGCTGTATGTAAATGTCTTTAAGTCAGATATAAGTTGAAAAGAGGAACTTCGCCACTTCAGCAGAttcatgtgaaaacagcctctCAGTGTGAAGGTGGGGTAACAAACACATGTATGAGTGGGGGGGGGCTTTAAGATAATACCTACACTAGGGGTCGACGCTAAGGAGGAGGTGGTGGCAGTCAGCCACTGAGGTGTGCTGCGCAGTGCTGTCACACTCTCCACTTTCACTGATCCTCCCAAAGTCTGAGTCCCGCCCCTCGACAGGTAGTCCCTCTGTGAGATGCCGCCCCCTCCCCGCGCCAAGTAGTCTGTTCTGGACCCTGACTGGGTGTCCAGGTGGGGCACCGTCATCATTCGGGACATTCTGCTATCTGCTGTTTTGGTATTCGTGAGGATGACATCGTCGTCATCGTCAATGGTAATGACCTCGTAGTTTCCTGCTCCTCCCTGAGCGCTGGAGCTCCTCTTGATAGTGATGGCCTGACAGGTTAATAtgagcaaaacaaaagagaatTACACAATCCTGTTGTCTCAATGAATTATATCAAGTAAATACCATTAAAAAATTGCTCATTAAACAAGTTTTGAAACAAACGAGTCAAACTGACACCAGACGTGTGTTAGCAGTCAAATGTGAGGCCAGCTAGGCCGAAGGTGACGGTGTCTGAtgtgataatgaaaacaatatctAACATCCTGTAAGGTGAGTCATAGGATATGAAGCAATTTATTGGAAATGATCTGAGATGAAGAGATCCCAGTGCAGAGTAGAAGATGAAatgggagaagaagaaaacatttaaaatgtgtcatgttAAGATACGAGACATGTTAACGTGTTGATAGATTAAATGTAGATTTCACAGGTGAGACGTGTTGCTTTATGGTTTCATTCTTTGGAGATTTGGTTTTTCCCCTCATCTCACAGCCCATgtttcagagaaaaagaagaaaacataatGTTGAACCTAGAGGCAGCCATGTGTCTGTGAAAGCTTTTACCTGCTGAGTGCTGGCCTCGCTGCCGCTGCACTGCCGCCGGTGCCCCAGACCgttactgctgcctccatgcTGGGTGGGCTTAATGTTCTCTTTCGACCTGCCCGGGTCTACCAGCGCTCTGCTCAGCTCGCGCTCCTTCTCTCTGAATCGAGAGActgtagaggaggaagaggaggaggaagaggaggaaggagcagaggagggagtgtCTGGGGAGCATGCTGAGTTCAACCGTCTCTCTTTTTCCACTCCTTTTGAACCCTCCTCACAACGCTTCGTTTCCTCAACGATTTTCTCCAGAACGAGGAAAGTATCCTCCGTCTGTCCCGTCTCCTTGACGACGCGCTCCACCACTTCCTGCTGGTAACCCATGGTTCTGAGGAAAATTAGTTTGGCAGTAAGAAGAGTGCAGTGGAATCTAAGGATAGGTTCACATCTTCTCAGTCCCgtctttaacacatttttttgttggCTGTTCGTGTTCCTCTTGTTCATAAGAAGAACTATCTTGCTAACGTGTAAGAGATGGGGTACAGCTCCACGCTCCTTATTTGGCAGAAAATTACGTTCTAAATTTCAGCAAGAGTATGAGGTTTGAGTAATGTGAGATAAATAAACCAAGTGAGGACTTTCCAAAGTTAAAATTCCCTCCTCGTTACTGTCCCACCACTGCCGCACAGCAAGGAAGCACTTCCTTTGGGTTTCCCCGTGCGATGTCGTACTACAAGACATCATCTTAGAAAAACACCAGCTCTCTGCCGTGGCTAGCTTCAGATGAACATTAGAATGTATTTTTGCACAGAATGCAGATCTCTTACACTGAAACCACATTATGAAGATGAGTCTTTATGGCCAGTATGGACAGGAAGGTCAACTTCTGTTGACACATACGTGGATATCAGCAAATTTTCAAGACTGACTTGAAAAATGTATCCTTTAACACCcaagaaaaaagatgaaaaacacattatgtaAAATTCATCTCAGCCTGATACCAAACCATGAACAAACAATtagaagataaaaacaaaaaaagcttaaCTCCCCATGTTCTGCTTGATCAGTGACTACATTATTTGGGTATCcccaatgtatgtgtgtgattcatttCAACCTATTTATGATGTTTACCTGAAGAAATTGACCAAGCAGCGGAGGTTGGTTTCTGGGCTGACTGCCTCCCCATCATCCGAGGCTCCTTCACTGGTGTCCAACATGATTGGACCCAccactgtgtttgcttttgtcgAAGAGGAGAAGGATGACGATGAAGCAGAGGGGGTTTTGGATCTACAGCTGCTACTGCCCCCCCggccctctctgtccctctgtcgcTCCCTCTCCCTGGCTCTCTCCGGCGACTCGTCCCTCCGCTCCAGAGAGTACTGTCTCTTTGTGTCCCGAG includes these proteins:
- the n4bp1 gene encoding NEDD4-binding protein 1; amino-acid sequence: MSTTRPLLGMRRVTELTCPEQPTSRLPAAAGRQQQDAPTVDEFTVLEDKEEELKCAKPRVEQVFKVAFTIIGLLDHTGQPHGSKTSRQIWLQLRGNREDVSKAKEYVRGLCDPELQKEERYPVDMHCIFAGARGLFLDRLIRDTSAEVLVPEPGRLRLLGRAEPVVMAQSRVQQFVALFQEKRSLPSDREPAVKRAFKSFVEERDDKYTMELLLLPSALKEELLGLAHSPTTTNTSSLAQLNQTLHPSMAEVDQDRSQSSTPVTELSNRILDTSFEERGTGASSVGGGGKAGGPMGPGPEAVLLNGTRPSHKRRSSESETRDTKRQYSLERRDESPERARERERQRDREGRGGSSSCRSKTPSASSSSFSSSTKANTVVGPIMLDTSEGASDDGEAVSPETNLRCLVNFFRTMGYQQEVVERVVKETGQTEDTFLVLEKIVEETKRCEEGSKGVEKERRLNSACSPDTPSSAPSSSSSSSSSSTVSRFREKERELSRALVDPGRSKENIKPTQHGGSSNGLGHRRQCSGSEASTQQAITIKRSSSAQGGAGNYEVITIDDDDDVILTNTKTADSRMSRMMTVPHLDTQSGSRTDYLARGGGGISQRDYLSRGGTQTLGGSVKVESVTALRSTPQWLTATTSSLASTPSSAQPISRPSASPYQTIGHMGFHGVRARTPPTNDPPAPPVTGLARFHQSLRTPYTLKLPNDPGQPELRHIIIDGSNVAMAHGLHRFFSCRGIALAVETFWRRGHREITVFVPQWRQKRDRLTTEQHFLNQLEDLRLLSFTPSREVCGKRISSHDDRFLLHLAEKTDGIIVTNDNLRDFVDTSDTWRRIIHERLLQFTFVEDHFMIPDDPLGKDGPHLDVFLRKDNRRAPVTPPPLTPPEFRLPSQQQQQPVYVQALHSAPRTPASTPRPPPSLMPHPTAHWPHSGPPEWHPPRRSPSPSPSPPPQRSPGETSELKRKLYDIFPDQKQRIDRILSDNPYMRDLNALSGLLLG